CAGTATTTTCTTGGCCTCTATAATCCGGCGCTGCAAAATATAGTGTTTTAATCCGATTCCCATGGTTTTTGCAAATACGGCCGTCAAGTAGCCCTGGGAATACCCGAACTTTTCGGCGATGGCGCTGATCCGCAGTCCGGCTTGAAAATGCTTTTCCACGCAGGCGGCCAATTGCAAGACAAGTCTGTGCTCCCGGGAAGGCGTTTGCGGCGAATTGGTTTTGCGAAGCATCATCAGAAGCAGCGCGTTTAGTTCCGCGCGGCAAATATCCTTCCAAAAAGGCGCCTTTGCCTTTTTTTCCCCGATTATGCGATTGAGCCCGGCCTCCAAATAGTCGGCCTCCCGGTCGGTCATCTTTGCCTGGCACGGCAGGTTGACGCAGGAGGCCGGCAGAAATGCGGGCGCGAACAAGAGCAGACAGCGCCGGCACCGCATGCTGGAAGCAAAACCGTGGACCGCTCCGGGATGAATAAAAAGACAGGTGTTTTTACCAAAGGCATAATTTCTGCCGTTAATCCAGTATAAGCCGCGCCCCTGTTTAATAAAATGAAACTCGCATTCCGGATGGCAATTCAGCCGGAACGGCCGGCGATCGTTAAGCCAAAAGGCGCTGACCTGGAAGTCGTCCCCGGAGAATATCTTCTCAAAAACAACCTTTTTCAAAATCACCCCTCTGCCCGCGGCCGGCGCAAAGCACAAAATTAAGGTTTAAATTTCCAGGCGTCACGGGTTGTCCGTCGCCGCGGCGGCTTGCCCCTGCAATTCCGCCGGCGCCGCCGGCGGAAGCCTTAAATCGCACCGGCGCGCCGAATTTTCCATCTGCCACGAGGCCGCCGCCGATGTGGCGAAAACAATAAAGCAAACGAGACCGGCCAAGGCAACCGCATTAATCGCCCTCCCGATCCCGGCCTTCCGCAGAACGAGCGCCAGCCAGAAAAGGAAAAACGCAAAAACGGCCGCGGCGCTCCTCTGCGGGCACGCGAGATAAAAATGCCAGAAGAATACCACCCTTTGCCAGGGCAGCCGCGCGTGATTGCCGCCGGTTTTGCGGGCCGAGGCAATTTTCAGATTATGCTCAAGATCCGGCTGATAACCGAGGTAGCGTTCCGCCCTCTCAAAAACGCCAACGGCAAGTTCATCCCGCCCGGCCCGGAGCAGGGCCGTCCCCATATTGTAAAAAAGCGGGCCGTTGCGCACGCCGGCATCAACCAGCCGCTGATAAATTTCAGCCGCGCGCAGGTAATCGGCGGATGTTCGCGCCGTCTGCATGGCGGCATTGGCCTCTTCCCAGATAAAATTACGATCCGAGGCATCCAGTCCGAATGCGCTCACGCCAAGCAGCAGGAACAGAATGACAACCGCGCCCGCCGCCTTGTTTTTTCCCAGCCGGTCAAGCTCTTTTTCAATGCGTTTAATCAATCCGCGCATGCCGCGGCAGTCTTCCGCCATGTTCCCGGCAACCCGCGCGCCGGCAAAGCCGGTGTTGAAATATTTTTCATACAAAGCGCCGAAATCCCCGGCAAGATTTTCACTGACGCCGTGCGCGGAAAGCAAACGGACGGTTTCGGCCGGCGTAAGCGCGGCGGTTTCGCCCCCCAAACGTTCTCCGAGGTATTTCCGCGCCGTCCGGCAAACCAACGCGGCGGCCTGCGGCAAATCCTTTTGCCCGATCCGGGCGGCGGCACGCAGTCCCCTGTATGCCCGGTCCTTGGCGGAGCGCACGCGCCGGACACGAATTATTCTCCGGCCGGAACGCCTGATAAATCCGAGCAGAACAACCGCGAAATAAAGGGCCGGCCCGGCCCCCGCCAGCAAAAACAATCTTGGGCCGCCCAGCAGACCGGCCGGCGCGGCGCCGGCATTATCCAGGCGGATGGGCGCCGGCGCCGCCTGCCGCAAATCCGCCGCGTCTTCCCCGCGCCGGCCGGCGTGATTTGTCGCGCCGATAATCTGCGCCCCGGTAACCTCGGCGCCGCGCCGCACCCGCACGGGAATGGGATCGGTGAAAATTTTCCTGTAACCGCGGCCGACAACGTCATAGTAGGCGACTTCTATCGGCGGGATTTCAAAACGGCCGGCCTGGGAGGGCCGGATGGTGTACAAAAACTGGTTGTAAGTCCCCTTCTTGACGGATTGAGCGGTGTTGTCGTAAATCGTGAAACGCTCAAGCAGATTGGTTTGCAGGCTGAGTTTCGGCGGAAACATTTTGTCAAGCCTGACCGGGCCGGAAGCAGTCAAGGTCAAGGTGAGAGGATCGCCCAGGTTGCATTCGGCCGTGTCCAGGGCGGCCTTGACAACCAGATTGCTGCCAATTGCGCCGCTGTAGGATTCCGGCCGGCCTTCTTCCGGCGGGGGAATGATCCTGACCGTGCAGGCCGGCCCCACCGCGAAAATATCCGCCCCGACCGCCCGGCCGTGTTCATCCAGCCGCTCCGGAACGCCGCCCTTAAAAATAACGGGGCCAAAGACATAATTCCCTTCTTCCTGCGGAACATAATCAAACTGCAGGCTGTATTCGCAATAAGACCGGTTGTTAATCTGAACCGTTTTTCTGGGCAGGGAAAACTTCGCCTTGCGCGGCTCGCGCAGGAACATGCTGCCGATATCAAAGGGATCGGAGGCCAGCGTAAAGCGGTTGATGGTAACGCCGGGCTGGTTCCAGTGCGGAGCCAGGCAGCCGGTCAGGAGGCGGCGCACATCGGGACCGGTTAATCCGGCCAGTTCCTGGTCCAGCCAGGGAATGGTCAGCGCGGGGGGATTATCGGGAAAAAGGGGTTCAAAACCGGCGGCGGCGCCCGGCAGACATTGTATCTTAAAGTTGAGCGTCACGGAAAAAGGCTCGTCAATCAAGGCCGTTTCGCGCGAGGCGGTTACGGACAAAATCACCCGGTCCTGTTTTTCAATATCGGTAACCATGACCACGGGACCGGCCGCCGCTAATAATTTCCCGTTGATTTTGGCGGTGATGGGGCCGGCCTGGAACCGGCCGGGAACAAGCGGCGTAATCTCGTAGCTGGAAACAAAACCGCTGAAGCCCTCCCGGGTTATCCGGCCGTTGATGATGGTAATCTGGTAATTGCTGATATTGCGGCTGCCGAGCGGGCGGATATTGGCGTTTTTCAGTCCGCTGAAATCAATTTCGGCTGGATCGCCGGAACCGGAAACGGTGATTTCAAGAATGAACGATTCGCCGATATAAATCCGGTCCCGGTTGGCGGTTACCTTCATGCCGGGCTCTTCGGCGCATACCAGACTGCTGGTCAAAATAGTTATGCAGGCAATCGTGCTGATGTAACATCGCAAGCTTGCCATATAAGGCACATAGGTACATAGGCACAAAGGCACAAAGTTAATTTTTGATTGATTTCTTTCCATCGCTTTACTGCTTCTGACTATGTGCCTTCTGCCTTTGACCCTTTGTGCCTGCTTCTACCAGTCGCGCTCAACGGGGGAAGGCGGAATATATTCGTTGCGTTTTTTTTCTTTCTGGTATTCCTTCTCCCTTTGCCGGGCCTTGTCAAGAAGCGCGCGCGCCTGTTCCGGCGACATTTCTTTTTTGTCTTTTTCCTCCGGTTCCGACGGCTGCTCACCGGGCGGAGGTTGCTTTTGTCCGTCTTCTCCGGAAGGCGGAGGCGGCTCCTGCTTGTCGGGTTGCGGCGGAGGCTCCTCGGACGGCTTCTGTTGTTGCTCCTGCTGGTTATCCTTTTGTTGTTGATCCTGTTTCTGCCGGTCCTGCTGCTGGGGCTTGTCCTTTGAAAGCAGCTTTTCAATTTCCTTCAAGAGATCATAAGCGCGGCGCTGTTCCGGGAGGGAAG
This is a stretch of genomic DNA from Kiritimatiellia bacterium. It encodes these proteins:
- a CDS encoding BatD family protein — translated: MASLRCYISTIACITILTSSLVCAEEPGMKVTANRDRIYIGESFILEITVSGSGDPAEIDFSGLKNANIRPLGSRNISNYQITIINGRITREGFSGFVSSYEITPLVPGRFQAGPITAKINGKLLAAAGPVVMVTDIEKQDRVILSVTASRETALIDEPFSVTLNFKIQCLPGAAAGFEPLFPDNPPALTIPWLDQELAGLTGPDVRRLLTGCLAPHWNQPGVTINRFTLASDPFDIGSMFLREPRKAKFSLPRKTVQINNRSYCEYSLQFDYVPQEEGNYVFGPVIFKGGVPERLDEHGRAVGADIFAVGPACTVRIIPPPEEGRPESYSGAIGSNLVVKAALDTAECNLGDPLTLTLTASGPVRLDKMFPPKLSLQTNLLERFTIYDNTAQSVKKGTYNQFLYTIRPSQAGRFEIPPIEVAYYDVVGRGYRKIFTDPIPVRVRRGAEVTGAQIIGATNHAGRRGEDAADLRQAAPAPIRLDNAGAAPAGLLGGPRLFLLAGAGPALYFAVVLLGFIRRSGRRIIRVRRVRSAKDRAYRGLRAAARIGQKDLPQAAALVCRTARKYLGERLGGETAALTPAETVRLLSAHGVSENLAGDFGALYEKYFNTGFAGARVAGNMAEDCRGMRGLIKRIEKELDRLGKNKAAGAVVILFLLLGVSAFGLDASDRNFIWEEANAAMQTARTSADYLRAAEIYQRLVDAGVRNGPLFYNMGTALLRAGRDELAVGVFERAERYLGYQPDLEHNLKIASARKTGGNHARLPWQRVVFFWHFYLACPQRSAAAVFAFFLFWLALVLRKAGIGRAINAVALAGLVCFIVFATSAAASWQMENSARRCDLRLPPAAPAELQGQAAAATDNP
- a CDS encoding AraC family transcriptional regulator translates to MKKVVFEKIFSGDDFQVSAFWLNDRRPFRLNCHPECEFHFIKQGRGLYWINGRNYAFGKNTCLFIHPGAVHGFASSMRCRRCLLLFAPAFLPASCVNLPCQAKMTDREADYLEAGLNRIIGEKKAKAPFWKDICRAELNALLLMMLRKTNSPQTPSREHRLVLQLAACVEKHFQAGLRISAIAEKFGYSQGYLTAVFAKTMGIGLKHYILQRRIIEAKKILAQNPAVNVAAVSESLGFADNAVFERAFKMMEHMTPSAYRRKAIALETRGAGRKML